One Nicotiana tomentosiformis chromosome 4, ASM39032v3, whole genome shotgun sequence genomic window carries:
- the LOC138909553 gene encoding uncharacterized mitochondrial protein AtMg00810-like, giving the protein MYVDDLNIIDTSKELPKVVECLKKEFEMKDLGKTKFCLGLKIKHVTNGIFVHQSTYTEKVLKRFYMDKAHSLSTSMVVRSLDINKDPFWPQENDEEFVSDDTPYLSALGC; this is encoded by the coding sequence ATGTATGTTGATGACTTGAATATCATTGACACTTCTAAAGAGCTTCCAAAGGTTGTAGAGTGTttgaagaaagaatttgaaatgaaagatcttggtaagacaaaattttgtcttggcctaaaaataaagcatgtgacaaacggaatttttgtccatcaatcaacatataCTGAAAAGGTTTTAAAgagattttatatggataaagcacattcATTGAGTACTTCGATGGTTGTGAGATCGCTTGacataaataaagatccattttgGCCTCAAGAAAATGATGAAGAGTTTGTTAGTGATGACACTCCATATCTTAGTGCACTTGGGTGCTAA
- the LOC138909554 gene encoding secreted RxLR effector protein 161-like, with amino-acid sequence MYLANATRPDIAFSVDLLARYSSSPIRRYWNGIKHILRYLKGTLDMDLFYANKDGADLVGYADAVYFSYVENLVQNKLKLSSTVVIRKSSIEQEVVISKG; translated from the exons atgtatcttgctaatgctacaaggcctgacatagcattttctgttgatttactagcaagatatagttcttctcctataCGAAgatattggaacgggattaagcatatattgcgatatttaaagggaactcttgatatggatttattttatgctaacaaagatggtgcagatcttgttggttatgcagatgcag TTTATTTTTCGTATGTTGAAAATTTAGTCCAAAACAAATTGAAGCTCTCCTCTACAGTGGTGATTCGCAAGTCTTCTATAGAGCAAGAAGTTGTCATCTCCAAGGGATGA